The window CCAAAATTTCACCAGAATGCCTGTCGCGGCAGCGACGCCAACTCAAGTCGCTTCCGTACCGGCCCCTGCACAACGGGCGGCCTCGTACGGCATCGCCCCAGAACCTGGCCCTGCGCCGAATTATCTTCGGAGCGATTCGCCGCCGAGCGGCACGACGAACCTCGGCAACCGCTATGGCAATTCGCTGCCGCCAACACCAGAACACGTCGACTCATACAAACCTTCGCTTGGCAGCGATCTGCAATTTCTACCACCCGTGGAGTGAGTAGGGCAAATGCAGAACGGTGCAAGGTGAGCGAAGCGTGCTCTCATTTCCAATCTGCATTCGTCATTCCGCACTCACCGTTTCTCCTCTCGCCCATCCGCGCTGCTTTTCGCGCCGAAACTCTTCAAACCGATCCGCCTCGATTGCCTGCCGTGCATCGGCCATCAGCCGCTGATAGTAGGTAATGTTGTGGGCTGAGAGCAAAATCGGCCCCAGCATCTCGCTGGCAATGAACAGATGCCGCAAATAGGCCCGGCTGCGACGACACGCCGGGCATGGACAATGTTCCTCGAGCGGCCGCCGATCATCGGTGAATTTCCCATTTCGCAGCCGCAACGTTCCCTCATCGGTAAACGCCATCGCATTGCGGCCGTTGCGCGTGGGGAGGACACAGTCGAATAAGTCCACGCCGCGGGCAATTGCTTCGAGCAAATCCTGCGGCCGGCCAACCCCCATTAAATACCGCGGCTTCTCCGCCGGCAGCGCATCGGTCGTCTCGTCGAGAATGCGGTACATTTCCGCTGGTGGTTCGCCGACGCTGAGGCCCCCAATCGCATAGCCGGGAAAATCCAGCTCTCGCAGCGCCGCGGTGCATTCCAGCCGCAGTGCCGCATTAAGCCCGCCTTGCACAATCGCAAACTGCGCTTGATCGGAGCGACGATGCACTGCTTTCGCACGCTTCGCCCATCGCACGCTTCGCTCCATCGCTTCGCGAATGAGAGATGGCTCGCTGGGCAGCGAGACCACGTGATCGAGCACCATGGCCACGTCACTGCCGAGCGATTCCTGAATGGCCACGGCTCGCTCCGGTGTCAGTTCGACGAGATTTCCGTCGATGTGCGACCGAAAGGAAGCCAATTCCTCCGTGATTTCCACATTCGCCGCCAGACTAAAAATCTGAAATCCGCCGCTATCGGTTAGAATCGGTCCATCCCATCCCATGAACTTGTGCAGCCCGCCCAACTCCTCGACGAGCTTCTCTCCTGGCCGCAGCGCCAAGTGATAGGT is drawn from Pirellulales bacterium and contains these coding sequences:
- the tgt gene encoding tRNA guanosine(34) transglycosylase Tgt, which encodes MPLTESPFRFRVLHVDAHSRARRATFQMPHGAVEMPAFMPVGTQGTVKGLEVEMLRATEAQMVLANTYHLALRPGEKLVEELGGLHKFMGWDGPILTDSGGFQIFSLAANVEITEELASFRSHIDGNLVELTPERAVAIQESLGSDVAMVLDHVVSLPSEPSLIREAMERSVRWAKRAKAVHRRSDQAQFAIVQGGLNAALRLECTAALRELDFPGYAIGGLSVGEPPAEMYRILDETTDALPAEKPRYLMGVGRPQDLLEAIARGVDLFDCVLPTRNGRNAMAFTDEGTLRLRNGKFTDDRRPLEEHCPCPACRRSRAYLRHLFIASEMLGPILLSAHNITYYQRLMADARQAIEADRFEEFRREKQRGWARGETVSAE